The DNA segment CGCGCAGTTAACCAATCTGCGCGATGAACCTCGCAGCGTTTCGCCGGGCATGACGACCGATGCGCTGAATCAGGAGATTCTCCAGGTCAGCAGTCAGTTGCTGGAAAAGAGCCGTCAGGCCCAGCAAGAGCAGGAACGCGCTCGTGAGATTGCCGACTCGCTGAGCCAACTGCCTCAGCAGCAAACCGACGCCCGCCGACAGCTCAACGAAATCGAACGCCGCATTGGCAGCGCCACCGGCAACACCCCGCTCAACCAGGCGCAAAATTTCAGCATGCAGGCAGAATCCGCCCGCCTGAAAGCGCAGGTTGATGAGCTGGAACTGGCGCAACTTTCGGCCAACAACCGTCAGGAACTGGCGCGTATGCGATCCGAACTGGCGGAAAAACAGAGCCAGCAACTGGATGCCTATTTACAGGCCCTGCGCAATCAGCTCAACAGCCAGCGCCAGCGTGAAGCCGAACGGGCGCTGGAAAGCACCGAGTTACTGGCAGAGAACAGCGCTGATTTACCGCCGGACATTGTCGCCCAGTTCAAAGTGAACCGGGAGCTGTCAGCCGCGCTGAATCAGCAGGCGCAACGCATGGATCTCGTCGCGTCTCAACAGCGTCAGGCCACCAGCCAGACTCAGCAGGTACGTCAGGCGTTGACGACACTGCGTGAACAGTCGCAATGGTTAGGCTCGTCTAACCTGTTGGGCGAAGCGTTACGTGCCCAGGTGGCGCGTCTGCCGGAAATGCCCAAACCCCAGCAGCTAGATACTGAAATGGCGCAACTGCGCGTCCAGCGTCTGCGCTATGAAGATCAGCTCAATAAGCAGCCTCAGCTGCGCCAGCTCCATCAGGCGGACGGACAACCGCTTACCGCGGAGCAAAACCGTATTCTTGAAGCACAACTGCGCACCCAACGCGAGCTGCTGAATTCGCTGTTACAGGGCGGCGACACGCTGATCCTCGAACTGACCAAACTGAAAGTGTCCAATAGCCAGCTTGAGGATGCGCTGAAAGAGGTGAATGAAGCGACCCACCGCTATCTGTTCTGGACCTCTGACGTTCGCCCGATGTCATTCTCCTGGCCGATTGATATTGTGCAGGATCTGCGTCGGCTGATCTCACTCGACACCTTCAGCCAGTTAGGTCAGGCCAGCGTGATGATGCTGACCAGCAGAGATACCCTGCTGCCGCTGTTTGGCGCGCTGATTCTGGTCGGGTTCAGCATTTACTCACGTCGTCACTTCACCCGTTTTCTGGAGCGTTCCGCCGCCAGAGTGGGCAAGGTGACGCAGGATCACTTCTGGCTGACGCTACGCACCGTGTTCTGGTCGATACTGGTGGCCTCGCCGCTGCCGGTACTGTGGATGACGTTGGGGTATGGACTGCGCGAGGCCTGGCCCTGGCCACTGGCCGTCGCAATAGGCGATGGCGTCACGGCGACGGTGCCGCTGCTGTGGGTAGTGATGATTTGCGCGACATTTGCCCGGCCCAATGGCCTGTTTATCGCCCACTTCGGCTGGCCGCGCGAACGCGTGTCGCGTGCGATGCGTTATTACCTGATGAGTATCGGGCTTATCGTACCGCTGATCATGGCGCTCATCATGTTCGATAACCTGAACGATCGGGAGTTCTCCGGTTCGCTCGGTCGCCTGTGCTTTATCCTGATTTGCGGTGCGCTGGCGCTGGTCACCCTGAGTCTGAAGAAAGCTGGCATTCCGCTCTATCTCGATAAAGAGGGCAGCGGTGACAATATCGTGAACAGCATGCTGTGGAACCTGATGATTGGCGCACCGCTGGTGGCGATACTGGCGGCCGCCGTGGGTTATCTGGCAACGTCGCAGGCGCTGCTGGCGCGACTGGAAACCTCCGTCGCCATCTGGTTCCTGCTGTTGGTGATTTACCACGTCATTCGTCGCTGGATGCTGATTCAGCGCCGCAGACTGGCCTTTGACCGTGCCAAGCACCGCCGCGCGGAAATGCTGGCCCAGCGCGCGCGTGGCGAAGAAGAACCGGCCCATTCGACCAGTCTGGAAGGGACCATCGACGTTGATGAGAGCGAAGTCGATCTCGATGCTATCAGCGCCCAGTCGCTCCGTCTGGTGCGCTCCATCCTGATGCTGATCGCCCTGCTGTCGGTCATTGTGTTGTGGTCGGAAATTCACTCCGCATTCGGCTTCCTCGAAAACATCTCGCTGTGGGACGTCACCTCGACGGTGCAAGGGGTTGAAAGTTTAGAACCGATTACGCTGGGCGCGGTGCTGATCGCGATTCTGGTGTTTATCATCACCACCCAGCTGGTGCGTAATCTGCCTGCGCTTCTCGAACTGGCGTTGCTGCAGCACCTCGATCTCACACCGGGTACCGGCTACGCCATTACCACCATCACTAAGTACCTGCTGATGCTTATTGGCGGTCTGGTGGGTTTCTCGATGATTGGAATTGAGTGGGCTAAGCTGCAATGGCTGGTGGCGGCACTCGGCGTCGGTCTGGGCTTTGGTTTGCAGGAAATCTTCGCCAACTTTATCTCCGGCCTGATCATCCTGTTTGAAAAACCGATTCGTATTGGCGATACGGTAACCATTCGCGATCTGACCGGCAGCGTAACGAAGATCAATACCCGCGCAACCACCATCAGCGACTGGGACCGCAAAGAGATCATCGTGCCGAACAAAGCGTTCATCACCGAGCAGTTCATCAACTGGTCGCTGTCTGATTCCGTGACGCGTGTGGTGCTGACCATTCCGGCACCGTCCGATGTGAACAGCGAAGAGGTGACGCAGATCCTGCTAACCGCCGCGCACCGCTGTTCGCTGGTGATCGACAACCCGGCACCGGAAGTCTTCCTGGTGGATCTGCAACAGGGGATCCAGATCTTCGAACTGCGTATCTACGCCGCCGAGATGGGTCATCGCATGCCGCTGCGCCATGAAATCCACCAGTTGATTCTGGCGGGCTTCCGCGAGCACGGTATCGATATGCCATTCCCACCGTTCCAGATGCGTCTGGAGAGCCTGAATGGCCGACAAACAGGGAAAACGCTCAGTTCTGCCGGCAGAAGAAGTCGTCCGGCGGGGAGTTTGTAAGTCTTCGTCGTGCCGGACAGGGCTAACGGGGCGAGTCGCCGAAATGAAAAGGGGGCACTACGCGCCCCTTTTCATCACGTCAGAACGCGTTATGCGCGATCAACAGTAAAGGCAATCACTTCCGCGAGGCTTTCTGCGCCCAGCGCCAGCATCACCAGACGATCCACACCCAGCGCTACGCCCGAGCAGTCCGGCATGCCAACTTTCAACGCTTCGATCAGGTTGTTGTCGATGGGTTGCTGCGGTAATCCGCGCGCGGCACGCTTACGGTTATCCTGTTCAAAACGTTGCTGCTGTTCACGCGCATCCGTCAGTTCATGGAAACCATTCGCCAGCTCAATACCTTTGAAGTAAACCTCGAAACGTTCCGCTACACGGTGATCTTCCGTACTGATCTGCGCCAGTGATGCCTGACTTGCCGGGAAGTGATAAACAAACGTCGGTTTATCTTTGCCAATGTGGGGTTCAACGCCCATCGTAAATAGCAGTTGCAGTAATGTATCGCGATCTTCTTCAGTATCCGCAATGTTGCTTAAGTCGAGCTTCGCGGCGACGTCACGCAGTTGCGTTTTATCCGCAGACAACGGGTCAATCTCCAGATGACGCTGGAAAGCCTGCTGATAAGAGAGGCTCTCTGCCGCCGGGCATTCCAGCACCTGCTGCAACAGATCGTCCACTTCGTTCATCAACCGGTACATGTCGTAATGTGGACGATACCACTCGAGCATGGTGAATTCGGGGTTGTGATGACGTCCCATCTCTTCATTACGGAAACTACGGCACAACTGAAAGACCGGACCACACCCTGCCACCAGCAGACGTTTCATGTGGTATTCCGGGCTGGTCATTAAATAGAGGTTCATCCCCTGCGAATGACCGGGACCGACGAAACGCGTTTCGAACGGGAACAGATGAATGTCTGTGACCGTCGCCTGGCTCATGCAGGGCGTCTCAACCTCCAGCACTCCGCGATCGGCAAAAAAACGACGAATTTCCGTCATAATTGCCGCGCGTTTTAACAGGTTAGGTATGGACGCGCTCGGCTGCCAGGTTGCCGTTTCGCTCATGGTTCTTTCTCCAGTTTAAGACAAGG comes from the Citrobacter amalonaticus genome and includes:
- the mscM gene encoding miniconductance mechanosensitive channel MscM, with translation MRLIITFLMAWCLSLGAYAATAPDAKQITQELEQAKSAKPAQPDVVEALQSALNALEERKGSLERTQQYQQVIDNFPKMSASLRAQLTNLRDEPRSVSPGMTTDALNQEILQVSSQLLEKSRQAQQEQERAREIADSLSQLPQQQTDARRQLNEIERRIGSATGNTPLNQAQNFSMQAESARLKAQVDELELAQLSANNRQELARMRSELAEKQSQQLDAYLQALRNQLNSQRQREAERALESTELLAENSADLPPDIVAQFKVNRELSAALNQQAQRMDLVASQQRQATSQTQQVRQALTTLREQSQWLGSSNLLGEALRAQVARLPEMPKPQQLDTEMAQLRVQRLRYEDQLNKQPQLRQLHQADGQPLTAEQNRILEAQLRTQRELLNSLLQGGDTLILELTKLKVSNSQLEDALKEVNEATHRYLFWTSDVRPMSFSWPIDIVQDLRRLISLDTFSQLGQASVMMLTSRDTLLPLFGALILVGFSIYSRRHFTRFLERSAARVGKVTQDHFWLTLRTVFWSILVASPLPVLWMTLGYGLREAWPWPLAVAIGDGVTATVPLLWVVMICATFARPNGLFIAHFGWPRERVSRAMRYYLMSIGLIVPLIMALIMFDNLNDREFSGSLGRLCFILICGALALVTLSLKKAGIPLYLDKEGSGDNIVNSMLWNLMIGAPLVAILAAAVGYLATSQALLARLETSVAIWFLLLVIYHVIRRWMLIQRRRLAFDRAKHRRAEMLAQRARGEEEPAHSTSLEGTIDVDESEVDLDAISAQSLRLVRSILMLIALLSVIVLWSEIHSAFGFLENISLWDVTSTVQGVESLEPITLGAVLIAILVFIITTQLVRNLPALLELALLQHLDLTPGTGYAITTITKYLLMLIGGLVGFSMIGIEWAKLQWLVAALGVGLGFGLQEIFANFISGLIILFEKPIRIGDTVTIRDLTGSVTKINTRATTISDWDRKEIIVPNKAFITEQFINWSLSDSVTRVVLTIPAPSDVNSEEVTQILLTAAHRCSLVIDNPAPEVFLVDLQQGIQIFELRIYAAEMGHRMPLRHEIHQLILAGFREHGIDMPFPPFQMRLESLNGRQTGKTLSSAGRRSRPAGSL
- the epmA gene encoding elongation factor P--(R)-beta-lysine ligase encodes the protein MSETATWQPSASIPNLLKRAAIMTEIRRFFADRGVLEVETPCMSQATVTDIHLFPFETRFVGPGHSQGMNLYLMTSPEYHMKRLLVAGCGPVFQLCRSFRNEEMGRHHNPEFTMLEWYRPHYDMYRLMNEVDDLLQQVLECPAAESLSYQQAFQRHLEIDPLSADKTQLRDVAAKLDLSNIADTEEDRDTLLQLLFTMGVEPHIGKDKPTFVYHFPASQASLAQISTEDHRVAERFEVYFKGIELANGFHELTDAREQQQRFEQDNRKRAARGLPQQPIDNNLIEALKVGMPDCSGVALGVDRLVMLALGAESLAEVIAFTVDRA